Proteins encoded together in one Buchnera aphidicola (Takecallis taiwana) window:
- the atpC gene encoding ATP synthase F1 subunit epsilon, with translation MDCFLNVISIKQHLFSGAIQKIHITGYQGVLNIYPGHAPLLTMIRAGLLSIFTNDNTQYLYVSRGILEVQPFVIYVLPDEGCFLSDLKYDELIYQKKQLSKSILQVKDSEKKILQRQLLDIVLKIKLINNYCNIS, from the coding sequence ATGGATTGTTTTTTAAATGTAATTAGTATAAAACAACATTTATTTTCTGGTGCTATTCAAAAAATTCATATTACTGGATATCAAGGTGTATTAAATATTTATCCTGGGCATGCACCATTATTAACGATGATTAGAGCAGGATTATTATCGATTTTTACTAACGATAATACACAATACTTATATGTTTCAAGGGGTATTTTAGAAGTACAGCCTTTTGTTATTTATGTTTTACCAGATGAAGGATGTTTTTTAAGTGATTTAAAATACGATGAATTAATATATCAAAAAAAACAGCTTAGTAAATCAATATTACAAGTTAAAGATAGCGAAAAAAAAATTTTACAGCGTCAATTATTAGATATCGTACTAAAAATTAAATTAATAAATAATTATTGTAACATTTCATAA